One genomic window of Chanos chanos chromosome 13, fChaCha1.1, whole genome shotgun sequence includes the following:
- the lrrc4.2 gene encoding leucine-rich repeat-containing protein 4.2 yields MSLLWQVTVRRAWSAALLCAVYLMVPAWSVSAAPNGPQNCPAVCSCSNQFSKVVCTRRGLVQVPRGIPNNTRHLNLMENSIEMIQANTFRHLLHLEVLQLGRNSIRQIEVGAFNGLTSLNTLELFDNRLTVIPSGAFEYLSKLRELWLRNNPIESIPSIAFNRVPSLMRLDLGELRKLEYISDGAFEGLHNLKYLNLGMCNLREMPVLSPLVGLEELEISENYFPELKPGAFRGLKSLKKLWIMNSRITTIERNAFDDVTALVELNLAHNNLSSLPHDLFGPLSYLVELHLHHNPWRCDCDVVWLSWWLREYIPTNSTCCGRCHSPPHLRGRYLVEIDQTTFQCSAPYIKDAPRDLNISAERVAELKCRTMAMASVRWLLPNGTVLTHGSNHPRISVLNDGTLNFSNVLPTDTGVYTCMVANTAGNSNASAYLNVSTAEINTSILSYFTTVTVEVTVEPTSEEVVKPKTVTASPSIFQPVFISTPTVLLQTPRQVSVPTIRGTVGPPASLDEVMKTTKIIIGCFVAVTLLAAVMLIAFYKLRKRHQQRGAVAAARTSEIIQMEEDVSPAATGTSIPGEGGMVLPSLRDHYSTYKPNYSSYKPAHAAPWTENNIGNSLHRSRPTAISTIQEPYLITTHNKEKVQETQI; encoded by the coding sequence ATGAGTCTCCTGTGGCAGGTAACTGTGCGCCGTGCCTGGTCCGCAGCCCTGCTCTGTGCAGTCTACCTCATGGTACCAGCGTGGAGTGTGTCCGCCGCTCCCAACGGACCGCAGAACTGCCCGGCCGTCTGCTCCTGCAGTAACCAGTTCAGCAAGGTGGTGTGCACGCGCCGCGGCCTGGTCCAAGTTCCCCGGGGCATTCCCAACAACACCCGTCATCTCAACCTGATGGAGAACTCCATCGAGATGATCCAGGCCAACACCTTTCGTCACCTACTCCACCTGGAGGTGCTGCAGCTGGGTAGGAACTCCATACGGCAGATCGAGGTGGGGGCCTTTAACGGCCTGACCAGCCTCAACACCCTGGAGTTGTTCGACAACCGGTTGACGGTGATACCCAGCGGGGCCTTCGAGTATCTGTCGAAGCTGAGGGAGTTATGGCTCAGGAACAACCCCATCGAGAGTATTCCGTCTATCGCCTTCAACCGCGTGCCCTCCCTCATGAGACTGGACCTCGGCGAGCTGAGGAAACTGGAATATATTTCCGACGGCGCCTTTGAGGGATTACACAATTTGAAGTACCTTAATCTTGGAATGTGCAACTTGCGGGAGATGCCCGTCCTCTCGCCGCTCGTCGGGCTGGAGGAACTGGAAATCTCGGAGAACTACTTCCCGGAGCTCAAGCCCGGTGCGTTCCGGGGCCTGAAATCCTTGAAAAAGCTCTGGATTATGAACTCTCGGATCACCACCATAGAGAGAAACGCTTTCGATGATGTCACGGCCTTGGTTGAACTTAACCTCGCCCACAACAACCTTAGCTCTTTGCCCCATGATCTTTTCGGGCCGTTGAGTTACCTGGTTGAGCTGCACCTTCACCACAACCCCTGGCGGTGCGACTGCGACGTGGTATGGCTCTCCTGGTGGTTGAGAGAGTACATCCCCACCAACTCCACCTGCTGCGGCCGTTGCCACTCCCCTCCACACCTGCGGGGGCGCTACCTGGTGGAGATCGACCAGACTACCTTTCAGTGTTCGGCTCCCTACATCAAAGACGCGCCCCGGGACCTGAACATCTCAGCGGAGCGTGTGGCGGAGCTCAAGTGTCGAACCATGGCTATGGCCTCGGTGAGATGGCTCTTGCCCAACGGGACGGTGTTGACACATGGCTCCAACCACCCGCGGATATCCGTACTCAACGACGGGACGTTAAACTTCTCTAACGTCCTGCCCACCGACACGGGAGTGTACACTTGCATGGTGGCCAACACAGCGGGCAACTCCAACGCTTCGGCCTACCTGAACGTCAGCACGGCGGAGATCAACACGTCCATCCTCAGCTACTTCACGACCGTGACGGTAGAGGTCACGGTTGAGCCCACTTCGGAGGAGGTGGTCAAACCGAAGACGGTAACGGCCTCGCCGTCCATCTTTCAGCCGGTTTTCATCTCCACCCCGACCGTGCTGCTGCAGACGCCGCGCCAGGTGTCTGTGCCGACCATTCGGGGCACCGTGGGTCCACCCGCCAGTCTGGACGAGGTAATGAAGACCACCAAGATCATTATTGGCTGCTTCGTGGCCGTCACGCTGCTAGCGGCGGTCATGCTGATTGCCTTCTACAAACTACGCAAGCGTCACCAGCAGAGAGGGGCGGTGGCGGCCGCCAGAACTTCAGAAATTATTCAGATGGAAGAGGACGTGAGCCCGGCCGCCACGGGGACCAGTATACCAGGAGAGGGCGGAATGGTACTGCCCAGTCTGAGAGACCACTACAGCACCTACAAACCCAACTACAGCTCCTACAAACCAGCACATGcagcaccatggacagagaACAACATTGGTAACTCGTTGCACAGGTCCCGTCCCACGGCCATCAGTACCATTCAGGAACCCTATCTTATTACAACTCACAACAAAGAGAAGGTGCAGGAGACTCAGATATGA